In the Cydia fagiglandana chromosome 14, ilCydFagi1.1, whole genome shotgun sequence genome, one interval contains:
- the LOC134670866 gene encoding putative nuclease HARBI1, with protein MALHVSSSDASDSNNDLDEFAHIRRFKERINFSFDITDFSFKEKFRLSKVSVEYLINRIGARIEHPTPRNKALTPCQQILCTLHWMGSGSQYHVSGDNHGVSKATIHRCIKRVTTAIVNEMFGIEVRWPENSDAIPHLFRELANIPRIGGVVDGSLIPIDSPQQHEYMYVDRKGGHSINTMVVCGPNLEFFYASARWPGSVHDARVLRNSTLAQQWENGWRPFPNAILLGDSAYAMKKWLITPNIPVEIPITEAVMRFLRAFKSTRRLVENALGVLKEKFPCLNHLRVQPLKACHIFLACVTLHNLEKRLGVQYYIPYYNPVDNGDNERDNEDNDGRDGDGNHAIDPEAIEVLRELIQIYT; from the coding sequence ATGGCTCTCCATGTGAGTAGTAGTGACGCTAGTGATAGTAACAATGATCTTGATGAATTCGCACATATTAGAAGATTTAAAGAAAGAATTAATTTTTCTTTTGATATAACGGATTTTTCATTTAAGGAAAAATTCCGTCTTAGTAAAGTCAGTgtagaatatttaataaatagaattGGTGCACGTATTGAACATCCAACGCCAAGAAACAAAGCTTTGACGCCTTGCCAACAAATTCTTTGTACACTGCATTGGATGGGATCGGGCTCTCAATATCACGTAAGCGGAGATAATCATGGAGTATCTAAGGCTACCATTCATCGGTGTATCAAACGAGTTACGACTGCAATTGTCAACGAAATGTTTGGGATTGAAGTACGCTGGCCGGAGAATTCCGACGCTATCCCGCATTTATTTAGGGAATTAGCAAATATTCCAAGAATTGGTGGAGTCGTTGATGGATCATTAATACCCATTGATTCACCTCAGCAACATGAGTACATGTACGTTGACCGCAAAGGTGGGCATTCGATTAATACAATGGTTGTTTGTGGGCCAAATTTAGAGTTTTTTTACGCCAGTGCGAGATGGCCGGGATCCGTTCATGATGCAAGAGTGCTACGTAATTCAACTTTGGCTCAGCAGTGGGAGAATGGTTGGAGGCCGTTCCCAAATGCAATTTTGTTAGGAGACAGTGCATATGCCATGAAAAAATGGCTCATTACGCCAAACATCCCAGTTGAAATACCAATAACAGAAGCAGTAATGCGATTTCTACGAGCTTTTAAAAGTACACGAAGATTAGTTGAAAACGCTTTAGgagtattaaaagaaaaattccCCTGTCTCAATCATCTCCGTGTTCAACCTCTGAAAGCATGCCATATATTTTTAGCGTGTGTCACCCTTCACAACTTAGAAAAACGCCTTGGAGTGCAGTATTATATTCCGTATTACAATCCGGTTGATAACGGTGACAATGAGAGAGATAATGAAGATAACGACGGAAGAGACGGAGACGGAAATCATGCAATTGACCCTGAGGCGATTGAAGTGTTAAGGGAATTAATACAAATCTATACTTAA